One genomic window of Notamacropus eugenii isolate mMacEug1 chromosome 6, mMacEug1.pri_v2, whole genome shotgun sequence includes the following:
- the CCDC168 gene encoding leucine-rich repeat transmembrane protein CCDC168 isoform X2 codes for MEEDSAAILWDYLESWGAVYDWKAVFITTFLVIALELLLLEICRTCQKKISKRKVQKESSSDSLKEEENTFLKNLGYEHWPHTQLPPKRKSSQLRDKKKSGHPHHPHHQDFTDEKTEVEKQFVTNPSSSANKGNVREHLNLGLF; via the exons ATGGAAGAGGACTCAGCTGCTATATTATGGGACTATCTTGAGTCCTGGGGTGCTGTCTATGACTGGAAGGCTGTCTTTATCACGACCTTTCTGGTAATTGCTTTGGAACTACTCCTTCTGGAAATATGTAGGACTTGCcagaaaaagatttcaaaaagaaAGGTCCAAAAGGAGAGCAGCTCAGATTCTTTGAAG gaggaagaaaatacttttctgaAAAACTTGGGATATG AGCACTGGCCACATACCCAATTGCCTCCCAAAAGAAA ATCCTCACAACTTCGTGATAAAAAGAAATCTGggcatcctcatcatcctcatcatcaggattttacagatgagaaaactgaagttgagaaACAGTTTGTAACTAACCCGTCGTCTTCAGCTAATAAAGGAAATGTCAGAGAGCATTTGAATCTTGGTCTCTTCTGA